Proteins co-encoded in one Anolis carolinensis isolate JA03-04 unplaced genomic scaffold, rAnoCar3.1.pri scaffold_9, whole genome shotgun sequence genomic window:
- the LOC134293671 gene encoding uncharacterized protein LOC134293671, with product MAVAGGGGQAWKRERSGPFLSFFLSFFLSFFLSFFLSFFLSFFLSFWRVERPGFLSGDLSPAVKGMISSVANPPFVSPSFPLLLLPPLFPPFPFSPSFSSFLPFAHSLSLLAFLPSFLLSFPLFLSSFLPLSFSPSLNSFLSLSLFLPSFLFTSFPPSFPFPPPFLPAPFLPSFLPPSLNYLLFSLCVFLPPFFLTPFFSLSLSVPSCFPSFFFYLFSSLLLSLPLFLHSFFSCIPSCFPSFLSSLQPFLFSPSFSPSLLLSPSFLPFTSFSPLPPSLPSFLFSPSLPSFLSSLLLSLPLFLHSFFSCIPSSFPSFLSSLQLFFFSPSFSPSLPLSLHSFFPSIPPSIPCVYLPLFPLFFCLLPFLPSFLLSLLSFLFLSLLFSVRLLGIVGVAVRNTQMAQVPAQPIRFLADE from the coding sequence ATGGCTGTGGCTGGCGGGGGAGGCCAGGCCTGGAAAAGAGAGCGTTCtggtccttttctttctttctttctttctttctttctttctttctttctttctttctttctttctttctttctttctttctttctttctttctggagagTTGAGAGGCCTGGCTTTCTCTCTGGTGATCTCAGTCCGGCCGTGAAGGGAATGATCTCATCTGTGGCAAATCCTCCTTTTGTCtcaccttccttccctctcctgcTTCTCCCTCcgctcttccctcccttccctttctctccctccttctcttccttcttgccTTTCGCTCACTCTTTGTCCcttcttgctttccttccttccttccttctttccttccctctattcctttcttcctttctccctctttctttctctccctctcttaactctttcctttctctctctctgttccttccatccttcctttttacttcttttcctccctcgttcccctttccccctccttttctccctgccccattccttccttcctttctccctccttctcttaattatttacttttttctctgtgtgtgttcctccctcccttctttctcactcccttcttctctctctctctctctgttccatcttgctttccttccttctttttttacctcttttcctccctccttctttccctccctctctttcttcattCCTTCTTTAGCTGCATTCcttcttgctttccttccttcctttcctccctccaacccttccttttttctccctctttctctccctctcttcttctctctccttcattccttccttttacctccttttcccccctccctccctctcttccttcttttcttttttctccttccctcccttccttcctttcttccctccttctctccctccctctctttcttcattCCTTCTTTAGCTgcattccttcttcctttccttccttcctttcctccctccagctcttctttttttctccctctttctctccctctcttcctctctctctccactccttctttccttccatccctccctccattccttgCGTTTACCTCCCtctcttccctcttttcttttgtctccttcccttcctcccttcctttcttctatcccttctttccttcctttttctctccctccttttctctgttaggctgttagggattgtgggagttgcagtccgaaACACCCAGATGGCCCAAGTTCCCGCCCAGCCAATCCGCTTTCTTGCAGACGAATAA